The following coding sequences are from one Verrucosispora sp. WMMD573 window:
- a CDS encoding MFS transporter, producing the protein MTSTTGGPARVWGSSAPRRLYSVVVFVLLASLDNVAIGLVPPLYGAIADSFEVPQRLLGLVTAISFLVSAVAAVGWAYFGDRTNRKPLLMIGTLLWAAGTGGSALAGNYPTFLTAQLLAAVGLGAVGSVGYSVVTDLITPRRRGLVMSFWGLSQGVGTVAGGLVGGLLGATDWRRPFLMLTVVGLVATAAYLFTYDIRRGQSEPVLAAALAAGEDYDYRISRADLPVILGRRTNRWLILQGLSAQAAFGSLVWLPVLFRERAEEQGYTTATAIVVGAVFAALFQLGGVFSIVGGLIGDALQRRTPSGRALVASVGIFAALPFYLVLFFVPMRIDVPDGAGAGAVVRAVLGSVVSEPTVGLSLLAALLALALTSANSPNWFALIADVNPPENRGTVYSLGNLVNGVGRSAGNGLVGVAFHGLRVAFPPPLNYAVGLAAFQLFFIPTGVMYWLAARTSPKDIADVRQLLHTRARQDPGAEPPPSGDSAPDSLAKP; encoded by the coding sequence ATGACCTCGACCACAGGCGGACCCGCGCGGGTGTGGGGCAGCAGCGCGCCGCGTCGGCTCTACAGCGTCGTGGTCTTCGTGTTGCTCGCCTCGCTGGACAACGTGGCGATCGGTCTGGTGCCCCCGCTGTACGGCGCGATCGCCGACTCCTTCGAGGTGCCGCAACGGCTGCTCGGCCTGGTCACCGCGATCAGCTTCCTGGTCAGCGCGGTGGCGGCGGTCGGTTGGGCGTACTTCGGCGACCGTACCAACCGCAAGCCGTTGCTGATGATCGGCACACTGCTGTGGGCGGCCGGTACGGGCGGCAGCGCACTGGCCGGGAACTACCCCACCTTCCTGACCGCGCAACTGCTCGCCGCAGTGGGTCTGGGCGCGGTCGGGTCGGTCGGTTACTCGGTCGTCACCGATCTGATCACGCCTCGTCGTCGGGGCCTGGTGATGAGCTTCTGGGGGCTCTCCCAGGGGGTCGGCACGGTGGCCGGCGGCCTCGTCGGCGGGCTGCTCGGCGCGACCGACTGGCGTCGGCCGTTCCTGATGCTCACCGTGGTCGGGCTGGTCGCCACGGCGGCCTACCTGTTCACGTACGACATCCGGCGCGGTCAGAGCGAGCCGGTACTGGCCGCCGCGCTCGCCGCCGGTGAGGACTACGACTACCGGATCAGCCGGGCCGACCTGCCCGTCATCCTGGGCCGGCGGACCAACCGGTGGCTCATCCTCCAGGGACTCTCCGCGCAGGCCGCCTTCGGCTCGCTGGTCTGGCTGCCGGTGCTCTTCCGCGAGCGGGCCGAGGAGCAGGGGTACACCACGGCGACCGCCATCGTGGTGGGCGCCGTCTTCGCCGCGCTGTTCCAACTCGGTGGGGTGTTCTCCATCGTGGGCGGGCTGATCGGCGACGCGCTGCAACGGCGTACGCCCTCGGGCCGGGCGTTGGTCGCCTCCGTCGGCATCTTCGCGGCGCTCCCGTTCTACCTGGTGCTGTTCTTCGTGCCGATGCGCATCGACGTGCCCGACGGCGCCGGCGCCGGCGCGGTGGTGCGGGCGGTGCTGGGCAGCGTGGTCAGCGAACCGACGGTCGGGTTGAGCCTGCTCGCCGCGTTGCTGGCGCTGGCGCTGACCTCGGCGAACTCGCCGAACTGGTTCGCGTTGATCGCCGACGTCAACCCGCCGGAGAACCGGGGCACCGTCTACAGCCTCGGCAACCTGGTCAACGGGGTGGGGCGGTCGGCCGGCAACGGCCTGGTCGGGGTGGCGTTCCACGGGCTGCGGGTGGCCTTCCCGCCGCCGCTGAACTACGCCGTCGGGCTGGCCGCCTTCCAGCTCTTCTTCATCCCCACAGGTGTCATGTACTGGCTCGCCGCCCGCACCTCACCGAAGGACATCGCCGACGTCCGGCAGCTGCTGCACACCCGCGCCCGGCAGGATCCGGGTGCGGAACCCCCGCCCAGCGGCGATTCCGCACCCGACTCGC